A stretch of the Ornithodoros turicata isolate Travis chromosome 4, ASM3712646v1, whole genome shotgun sequence genome encodes the following:
- the LOC135393434 gene encoding uncharacterized protein LOC135393434, producing the protein MMTSERQLVGFSEAMDWRFMNFVDLISLRVCALCSVVPKVTFVLECSHALCELCYENVLQGKRQCPLDGQDFEDVNTGKLILTPGQIGKQRARCCNVREGCDFVGTVEEVKQHFFNECTFHAVTCSRCQVKVLRKEIVNHYVQQCESRECPVVCSPTDVMDAALEMGRKIDASLGTVIDRLSAMEDQLHVHATTIGTAKDTVVSNGDILKHFVERQERVANHDSFESVNDKLHVMMKHIDDLTKFFSSIKGASSDLISENMLSPAEESDTVSDNDHAGEAIQNSPTQAAPGVNDDEITVKEVFKVAVAIFKQVCSHHEMLGDLHKVNRLKNSVAYFHIDEFAAIAKESVDTIVTRLSGIFILFGYSCKLVVQTGTHSGDLCLGVFLSICHSTKNSLLKWPFTFSYTVMLVHPTDETKNIESHVDVSELIDKYSDSDNFRKPIRAHNAAIGTRALCKLQDVTNGGFVHNDSITVGVRIP; encoded by the coding sequence ATGATGACGTCCGAACGACAGCTCGTCGGGTTCTCAGAGGCAATGGATTGGCGCTTCATGAACTTTGTGGATCTCATCTCGCTGAGGGTTTGCGCTTTATGCAGCGTCGTTCCGAAAGTAACCTTTGTTCTAGAATGTTCTCACGCACTCTGTGAACTCTGCTATGAGAATGTCCTTCAGGGTAAGCGACAATGCCCTTTAGACGGGCAAGACTTCGAAGATGTTAATACGGGCAAGTTGATCCTAACGCCGGGGCAGATAGGAAAACAAAGGGCGCGGTGTTGCAACGTCAGGGAAGGATGTGATTTTGTTGGAACTGTCGAAGAAGTGAAGCAGCACTTTTTCAATGAATGTACGTTTCATGCCGTCACCTGCAGTCGATGCCAAGTAAAAGTGCTCCGAAAGGAGATCGTTAATCACTATGTGCAACAATGCGAATCACGGGAATGTCCAGTTGTGTGCTCGCCGACAGACGTCATGGACGCTGCACTGGAGATGGGAAGAAAGATAGACGCCTCATTGGGAACCGTGATAGACCGACTGTCTGCAATGGAGGATCAGCTCCACGTGCATGCAACGACAATAGGAACTGCCAAGGACACTGTAGTGTCGAATGGTGATATATTGAAGCACTTTGTGGAACGACAAGAACGCGTAGCAAATCATGACAGCTTCGAAAGCGTGAACGATAAGCTACATGTCATGATGAAGCACATCGACGATCTGACGAAGTTCTTCAGTTCGATAAAAGGTGCTTCGTCAGATCTTATTTCAGAAAACATGCTATCGCCAGCAGAAGAAAGTGACACCGTATCTGACAACGACCATGCCGGTGAAGCTATTCAAAACTCACCTACTCAAGCAGCGCCCGGCGTTAACGACGATGAGATCACGGTGAAGGAGGTGTTCAAAGTTGCAGTAGCTATTTTTAAGCAAGTGTGTTCTCACCATGAAATGCTAGGGGATCTGCACAAAGTGAACCGTTTGAAAAACAGTGTCGCCTATTTTCACATTGATGAGTTTGCCGCTATTGCCAAAGAATCGGTTGACACGATTGTAACACGATTGTCTGGAATTTTCATTTTGTTTGGGTACTCTTGTAAACTGGTCGTGCAAACGGGTACACATAGTGGAGACTTGTGCTTGGGTGTTTTTCTCTCTATTTGTCATAGCACGAAGAACTCGCTTTTGAAATGGCCGTTTACATTTTCTTATACCGTAATGTTAGTTCACCCAACTGATGAGACAAAGAATATTGAGTCTCATGTTGATGTATCAGAACTGATAGATAAGTACAGTGACAGTGACAATTTCAGAAAGCCAATCAGAGCTCACAACGCAGCCATTGGCACACGTGCGCTGTGCAAACTACAAGATGTAACAAATGGAGGTTTTGTGCACAACGACTCAATCACCGTTGGCGTACGAATTCCTTAA